A window of the Chitinivorax tropicus genome harbors these coding sequences:
- a CDS encoding YbdK family carboxylate-amine ligase, whose product MLQFTPSEPLTFGVELELQLVNRRDFNLTRGASDLLTLIDRKKHTFDIKPEITESMIEVGSAIHRNHHEMLQELRQIRCLMLNCADKLNLGIAGGGSHPFQHWGDQRIYPKERYRLVSELYGYLAKQFTVYGQHIHIGVPDGDAAVRLTLLLGRYVPHFIALSASSPFHQGVDTSFQSSRLTSVNAFPLSGFMPMLDSWAAFQAYFDKMTSYGIVASMKDFYWDIRPKPEYGTVEIRVCDTPLQLETAVALAAYARTLAAYFLTRPELQPHPDLYLTYAYNRFQACRFGLAGTLSDATTGAQPELRQDLFATFDMLVETAARLGTQDALGYLRVRAMRMKTDADWVRDQYHQHRMLSAVVQQQCQQWREANEDWVL is encoded by the coding sequence ATGCTGCAATTCACCCCATCCGAACCGTTGACCTTTGGCGTCGAGCTGGAACTGCAGCTCGTCAACCGGCGCGATTTCAACCTGACCCGTGGCGCATCGGATTTATTGACGCTGATCGACCGTAAGAAGCACACCTTCGACATCAAGCCAGAAATCACCGAGAGCATGATCGAGGTGGGCAGCGCCATCCACCGCAATCACCACGAGATGCTGCAGGAGCTGCGCCAGATCCGTTGCCTGATGCTGAATTGCGCCGACAAGCTCAACCTGGGCATTGCCGGTGGCGGCTCCCATCCTTTCCAGCACTGGGGGGATCAACGCATCTACCCCAAGGAACGCTACCGGCTGGTGTCAGAGCTGTATGGTTATCTGGCCAAGCAATTCACCGTCTATGGGCAACACATCCACATCGGCGTGCCCGATGGCGATGCCGCTGTCCGACTGACACTGCTGCTGGGGCGCTACGTCCCGCATTTCATCGCATTGTCGGCCTCTTCACCTTTTCATCAAGGCGTCGATACCTCATTCCAATCATCACGCCTGACCAGCGTCAACGCCTTTCCGCTGTCGGGTTTCATGCCGATGCTCGACTCCTGGGCGGCCTTCCAGGCCTATTTCGACAAGATGACCAGCTATGGCATCGTGGCCAGCATGAAGGATTTCTATTGGGACATCCGCCCCAAACCCGAGTATGGCACGGTCGAGATCCGCGTCTGCGACACCCCACTGCAGCTGGAAACCGCCGTCGCCCTGGCCGCTTATGCACGCACGCTGGCCGCCTACTTCCTAACCCGACCGGAGCTGCAACCCCACCCTGATCTATATCTGACCTATGCCTATAACCGCTTCCAGGCTTGTCGTTTCGGTCTCGCAGGCACCTTATCCGATGCCACCACCGGCGCCCAGCCTGAGCTACGCCAAGATCTGTTTGCGACATTCGACATGCTGGTGGAGACCGCCGCCCGCCTGGGCACACAAGATGCACTCGGCTACCTGCGGGTCAGGGCGATGCGCATGAAAACCGACGCTGACTGGGTTCGTGACCAGTATCATCAACATCGCATGCTGTCTGCCGTGGTACAGCAACAATGCCAGCAATGGCGGGAAGCCAATGAGGACTGGGTACTCTAG
- a CDS encoding mechanosensitive ion channel family protein, with protein MQDLNLNHWRSLIEQYVTEFGVKILVAIAFWIIGRWLIGLATRLLSSSLERQKVDPTMLRYIGNMVTVTLNIILIIGILGYFGIQTTTFAALIAAAGVAIGMAWSGLLANFAAGAFLIALRPFKVGDFVTVAGVTGTIKEIGLFSTAINTPDNVMTIVGNNKVFGDTIQNFSHNPYRRVDLKCQLAGNADHAAAIALFKQELAKIPNVLKDPLPDVEILEFNLVGPVLAVRPYCHNDHYWQVYFDTNKMLKEAPMTADLPAPIPSQVVLLHNQA; from the coding sequence ATGCAAGATCTGAACCTCAATCATTGGCGCAGTCTGATCGAGCAGTATGTCACCGAATTCGGCGTCAAAATCCTGGTCGCCATTGCCTTCTGGATTATTGGCCGTTGGCTGATCGGCTTGGCCACCCGCCTGCTGTCCAGCTCGCTGGAGCGCCAAAAAGTAGACCCGACCATGCTGCGCTACATCGGCAATATGGTCACGGTCACGCTGAACATCATTCTGATCATCGGCATCCTGGGTTACTTCGGCATCCAGACCACCACCTTCGCCGCACTGATCGCCGCAGCCGGCGTCGCCATCGGCATGGCCTGGTCGGGGCTGCTGGCCAATTTTGCCGCAGGCGCCTTCCTGATCGCACTCCGCCCATTCAAGGTGGGCGACTTTGTCACCGTGGCTGGCGTCACCGGCACCATCAAAGAGATCGGCCTGTTCTCCACCGCCATCAACACACCGGACAACGTCATGACCATTGTCGGCAACAACAAGGTATTTGGTGACACCATCCAGAACTTCAGCCACAACCCCTACCGCCGGGTCGATCTGAAATGCCAACTGGCCGGCAATGCCGACCACGCCGCCGCCATTGCACTCTTCAAACAAGAGCTGGCCAAGATCCCGAACGTACTGAAAGACCCTTTGCCAGATGTCGAGATCCTGGAATTCAACCTGGTCGGCCCCGTGCTGGCCGTGCGCCCCTATTGCCATAACGACCACTATTGGCAGGTGTATTTCGACACCAACAAAATGCTGAAGGAAGCCCCGATGACAGCCGACCTGCCCGCGCCGATACCATCACAGGTAGTGCTACTGCACAATCAGGCTTGA
- a CDS encoding type VI secretion system amidase effector protein Tae4, with translation MPHPKPSFQTMWQHFISIYGNGNILSVGMKIGGKVQENIELGAKDPKAGFTNACAIRMSYSLNKSGVGIPRGPWKTVSGGDKKQYIYRVSDLIKFLNQTFDQPDKTVKNPQPSDFSGMMGILVFGVQWSDATGHATLWDGSICSDHCHFPVASEASIWLLK, from the coding sequence ATGCCCCACCCCAAGCCTTCATTTCAGACAATGTGGCAGCACTTCATTTCAATATACGGCAATGGAAACATATTAAGCGTCGGTATGAAAATTGGAGGAAAAGTCCAAGAGAATATTGAATTGGGTGCAAAAGATCCGAAGGCTGGCTTTACCAATGCTTGCGCCATCCGTATGAGCTACAGCTTGAATAAGAGTGGCGTCGGTATCCCTCGTGGCCCATGGAAAACGGTCTCTGGCGGTGATAAGAAACAATACATATATCGAGTTTCAGATCTGATTAAATTTCTGAACCAAACCTTTGACCAACCAGACAAAACGGTCAAAAACCCACAGCCAAGTGACTTTTCTGGAATGATGGGCATACTCGTCTTCGGGGTGCAGTGGAGTGACGCAACAGGCCATGCCACATTATGGGATGGCAGTATCTGCTCCGACCATTGTCATTTCCCGGTGGCGTCAGAGGCTTCGATATGGCTACTAAAATAG
- a CDS encoding T6SS amidase immunity protein Tai4 family protein produces the protein MATKIAGLFCCSLALVVSVCHGNAVERKHYTPIQYLKNYALSACIADGYQSKDVVDDAVAGANGYKELGSLDIDAYNEAAVLGRRFLAKQYQSQSGAQLVLMKCIDFYHSKELDQLARRYANKR, from the coding sequence ATGGCTACTAAAATAGCAGGGCTATTCTGCTGCAGCCTGGCGCTGGTTGTGTCAGTTTGTCATGGCAATGCGGTAGAAAGAAAACACTACACCCCGATCCAATACCTGAAAAACTATGCGCTCAGCGCCTGCATTGCGGATGGCTATCAGTCCAAGGATGTAGTCGATGATGCGGTTGCTGGCGCAAATGGCTACAAGGAATTAGGCAGTCTTGATATCGACGCCTATAACGAGGCAGCCGTGCTAGGGCGGCGGTTTCTAGCCAAGCAATACCAGAGCCAAAGCGGTGCTCAGTTGGTTCTGATGAAGTGCATTGACTTTTATCACAGCAAAGAGCTGGATCAGCTTGCGCGCAGATATGCCAATAAGAGATAG
- the trpE gene encoding anthranilate synthase component I, producing the protein MTEQEFSALAARGYNRIPVTLELLADVDTPLSVYLKLANRPYSYLLESVVGGERFGRYSFIGLPAKKRIRVVGREVTVETDEGIVERFEGDPLAFIERYQAQFNAAPTVGLPRFCGGLVGYFGYETIRYIERKLADVQKPDPIGAPDILLLQSEELVVVDNLSSKLYLIVYADPAQPNAYAQAMTQLQALRMQLRRPVSIPFQHAIEKTSAVSEWGQDNFKQAVERAKQYIFDGDIMQVVLAQRMQMPFSANPISLYRALRTINPSPYMFYYDFGDFHVVGASPEILVRREQDSITVRPIAGTRPRGKTREQDMALAEELLNDPKEIAEHVMLMDLGRNDAGRVAQTGSVKVTDHMVIERYSHVMHIVSSVEAKLKPQVGNMDILRATFPAGTVSGAPKVRAMEIIDEMEPTKRGIYSGAVGYLGLNGDMDVAIALRTAVIKNKMLFVQAGAGIVADSVPESEWQETQNKARAVIRAAEMVQSGLDGE; encoded by the coding sequence ATGACTGAACAAGAATTCAGCGCGCTGGCTGCGCGTGGCTACAACCGTATTCCCGTCACCCTTGAGCTGCTGGCTGATGTCGATACCCCGCTCTCGGTATACCTGAAACTGGCCAACCGCCCGTACTCATATCTGTTGGAGTCCGTCGTCGGCGGCGAGCGCTTCGGACGCTATTCCTTCATCGGGCTGCCCGCCAAGAAGCGCATCCGCGTGGTGGGGCGCGAAGTGACCGTCGAGACCGACGAGGGCATCGTCGAGCGCTTTGAAGGTGATCCACTGGCCTTCATCGAGCGTTACCAGGCCCAATTCAATGCCGCTCCAACTGTTGGCCTGCCGCGCTTCTGCGGTGGCCTGGTTGGGTATTTCGGCTATGAAACCATCCGCTATATCGAGCGTAAGCTGGCCGACGTGCAAAAGCCTGACCCGATCGGCGCACCGGATATCCTGTTGCTGCAGAGCGAGGAGCTGGTGGTGGTGGACAACCTCTCCAGCAAGCTCTACCTGATCGTCTACGCCGATCCGGCGCAACCCAACGCCTATGCTCAGGCCATGACCCAGCTGCAAGCCTTGCGTATGCAGCTACGCAGGCCAGTGTCGATTCCGTTTCAGCACGCCATCGAAAAGACCTCGGCGGTGTCCGAATGGGGCCAGGACAATTTCAAACAGGCTGTCGAGCGGGCCAAACAGTACATCTTTGATGGCGACATCATGCAGGTGGTGTTGGCGCAACGCATGCAGATGCCCTTCAGCGCCAACCCCATCTCGCTCTACCGCGCCCTGCGCACCATCAACCCCAGTCCTTACATGTTCTACTACGACTTTGGGGATTTCCACGTGGTGGGCGCATCACCCGAGATCCTGGTGCGGCGCGAGCAGGATAGCATTACCGTGCGCCCCATTGCCGGTACCCGCCCACGCGGCAAGACCCGCGAGCAGGACATGGCCTTGGCAGAAGAGCTGCTCAATGACCCCAAAGAGATTGCCGAGCACGTCATGCTGATGGACCTGGGCCGCAATGATGCTGGGCGCGTGGCGCAGACCGGCTCGGTCAAGGTCACCGACCACATGGTCATCGAGCGATACTCACATGTGATGCATATCGTATCGAGCGTCGAGGCCAAGCTGAAACCGCAAGTCGGCAATATGGACATCCTGCGCGCCACCTTCCCCGCAGGAACCGTGTCTGGCGCACCGAAAGTGCGTGCCATGGAAATCATCGATGAAATGGAACCGACCAAGCGCGGCATCTACTCTGGCGCGGTCGGCTACCTGGGGCTGAATGGCGACATGGACGTGGCCATTGCCCTGCGTACCGCTGTCATCAAGAATAAGATGCTGTTTGTGCAAGCCGGCGCGGGCATCGTCGCTGACTCGGTGCCGGAAAGCGAATGGCAGGAAACCCAGAACAAAGCCCGTGCTGTGATCCGTGCCGCTGAGATGGTGCAATCCGGACTGGATGGCGAGTGA
- a CDS encoding phosphoglycolate phosphatase, whose protein sequence is MTLPRIQVVALDLDGTLLDTLTDLAGAANAMRQQLGLPPLPLERVKTYVGDGMASLVKRTLTDQRDGEPTPGLFEQGLEGFKRCYDQLLHDATRAYPDVEAGLQQMQAAGLRLACITNKPKRFTEPLLASTGLAPFFELILSGDSLAEKKPHPMPLLHACEFFKVQPAHMAMIGDSINDILAAKQAGCLSIAVPYGYRHAGPVEALGADHVVAGLVEAADLLLNMGSH, encoded by the coding sequence ATGACACTACCACGCATTCAAGTCGTCGCACTCGATCTCGATGGCACCTTGCTCGACACCCTCACCGACCTGGCCGGCGCAGCCAACGCCATGCGGCAACAGCTGGGCCTGCCCCCCTTGCCGCTGGAGCGAGTGAAGACCTATGTCGGGGATGGCATGGCCAGCCTGGTCAAGCGGACATTGACTGATCAACGTGATGGTGAGCCCACGCCCGGTTTGTTCGAGCAGGGGCTGGAGGGCTTCAAGCGATGTTACGACCAGTTACTGCATGACGCCACCCGCGCCTACCCAGATGTCGAAGCGGGCCTGCAACAGATGCAGGCGGCAGGTTTGCGGCTGGCCTGTATCACCAACAAGCCCAAGCGCTTTACTGAGCCCTTGCTGGCCTCGACCGGGCTGGCGCCATTTTTCGAGCTGATCCTGTCCGGCGACAGCCTGGCCGAGAAGAAGCCCCACCCTATGCCGCTGCTGCATGCCTGTGAGTTTTTCAAGGTGCAGCCAGCACACATGGCCATGATCGGTGACTCCATCAACGACATCCTGGCAGCGAAACAGGCTGGCTGTCTCAGCATCGCCGTGCCTTATGGCTACCGCCATGCCGGCCCGGTCGAGGCGCTGGGAGCTGATCACGTGGTGGCAGGGCTTGTCGAGGCTGCCGATTTATTGTTGAATATGGGCTCTCATTGA
- a CDS encoding GNAT family N-acetyltransferase, with protein MSDPLEIRHPQQRDASHLRQFIETYPASGFDVATAWRVLTDVAQSNQDAIEVHLQGRLSAVFTVVPTGFGTSIADLLAWNGHALTAEDIVRVLRALAEQAHRQGSQAVEIGVEPWLAGAETVLNEVGFEWQYTMYGMSRPAALPAAVFAPPSPLIWRRCREEDIVAYHRMLQRTFVVPGVVIPPLESTAEYQRKHPSWVLADQDRLAGFVNVKVYEQDGKRVGEVASIGRDPDFQGHHLGEVLMSKALSELQQQPLDEICLVVAAINKRALGLYQRFDFAITDQTEFYRKAL; from the coding sequence ATGAGTGATCCGCTTGAAATCCGGCATCCCCAGCAGCGTGATGCCAGCCATCTCAGACAATTCATCGAGACCTATCCGGCCAGTGGGTTTGATGTCGCCACGGCCTGGCGGGTGCTGACGGATGTGGCGCAATCGAATCAGGACGCCATCGAGGTGCATCTGCAAGGACGTCTGTCTGCAGTGTTCACCGTGGTGCCCACGGGCTTTGGAACCTCCATAGCCGATCTGCTGGCATGGAACGGCCACGCCCTGACTGCTGAGGATATCGTGCGCGTGCTACGGGCGTTGGCCGAGCAAGCCCACCGACAGGGCAGCCAGGCGGTGGAGATCGGTGTCGAGCCCTGGTTGGCCGGGGCTGAAACCGTGCTGAACGAGGTCGGTTTTGAATGGCAATACACCATGTATGGCATGAGCCGGCCAGCCGCTTTGCCAGCAGCGGTGTTCGCACCACCTTCGCCGCTGATCTGGCGCCGCTGTCGGGAGGAAGACATCGTGGCGTACCATCGCATGCTGCAGCGGACATTCGTGGTGCCCGGCGTGGTCATTCCGCCCCTGGAATCGACAGCAGAATACCAACGCAAACACCCAAGCTGGGTGCTGGCCGATCAGGATCGGCTGGCAGGCTTTGTCAATGTCAAGGTCTACGAGCAGGATGGCAAGCGGGTTGGCGAAGTGGCCTCAATAGGCCGTGACCCTGACTTTCAAGGCCATCATCTCGGGGAAGTATTGATGAGCAAGGCGTTGAGTGAGCTGCAACAGCAGCCGCTCGATGAGATCTGTCTGGTGGTGGCAGCCATCAACAAGCGAGCGTTGGGCTTGTATCAGCGGTTTGATTTCGCCATCACCGATCAGACGGAATTCTATCGGAAGGCCCTATGA
- a CDS encoding SDR family NAD(P)-dependent oxidoreductase: MYCYVITGASRGLGLALAQQLADEGHHLVCLARHESAGLQALAGRAASYRFIAQDLADTSAVSQLADELFGTLAAMHWHGLYLINNAGMLAPIAKAGHYDDAGLQTAMAVNLLAPMQLTNALLRHAGHLAIDKRVMNISSGAARKPYQGWSAYCTAKAGLDHYTRCVGVEQAELATGTRIVSIAPGVIDTDMQGAIRAASVAQFPLVEQFKQYQAAGALAAAGVVAHQLLQVLHGDRFGFGDTLDIRDFA; encoded by the coding sequence GTGTATTGCTATGTGATCACTGGTGCATCACGCGGGTTGGGCTTGGCGTTGGCCCAGCAGCTGGCCGATGAGGGCCATCATCTGGTGTGCCTGGCCCGCCATGAATCGGCTGGGTTGCAGGCTTTGGCCGGGCGAGCCGCCAGCTATCGCTTCATCGCGCAAGATCTGGCGGACACTTCAGCGGTGAGCCAGTTGGCTGATGAGCTGTTCGGCACCCTGGCGGCGATGCATTGGCACGGGCTGTATCTGATCAACAATGCGGGCATGTTGGCACCCATCGCCAAGGCCGGCCATTATGATGATGCCGGGCTGCAGACGGCCATGGCGGTCAATCTGCTGGCCCCGATGCAGCTGACCAATGCGCTGCTGCGCCATGCTGGGCATCTGGCCATCGATAAACGGGTGATGAACATATCGTCCGGCGCGGCGCGCAAGCCCTATCAAGGCTGGAGCGCCTATTGCACAGCCAAGGCCGGGCTGGATCATTACACCCGCTGTGTCGGTGTCGAGCAGGCCGAGCTGGCAACCGGTACCCGGATCGTATCGATTGCACCGGGTGTGATCGATACCGACATGCAAGGCGCGATTCGAGCGGCCAGCGTGGCGCAGTTCCCGCTGGTCGAGCAGTTCAAGCAATATCAGGCGGCGGGGGCGCTGGCGGCAGCCGGGGTGGTTGCGCACCAGCTGCTGCAGGTCTTGCATGGGGATCGGTTTGGGTTTGGCGATACACTCGACATACGGGACTTCGCATGA
- the rpe gene encoding ribulose-phosphate 3-epimerase, whose protein sequence is MRNFRIAPSILSANFAKLGEEVRAVIDAGADIIHFDVMDNHYVPNLTIGPMVCEAIRPITQAPIDVHLMVKPVDTLAAMFAKAGADIITFHPEASEHIDRTLGVIKEAGCKAGLVFNPATPLHYMDYVMDKLDMVLLMSVNPGFGGQKFIPGTLDKLREARRRIDEYTARTGREIWLEIDGGVKIDNIAEIAAAGADTFVAGSAIYNTPDYKATIDAMRAELAKVKE, encoded by the coding sequence ATGCGCAACTTCCGTATCGCTCCCTCCATCCTGTCTGCCAATTTTGCCAAGCTGGGCGAAGAAGTCCGGGCGGTCATCGATGCTGGTGCTGACATCATCCATTTCGATGTGATGGACAATCACTATGTCCCCAATCTGACCATCGGCCCGATGGTGTGCGAGGCCATTCGGCCCATCACGCAGGCCCCTATTGATGTGCATCTGATGGTCAAGCCGGTGGATACGTTGGCAGCCATGTTTGCCAAGGCCGGGGCGGATATCATCACCTTCCACCCCGAGGCTTCCGAGCACATTGACCGCACCCTGGGCGTGATCAAAGAGGCGGGCTGCAAGGCCGGGTTGGTATTCAACCCCGCGACCCCGCTGCATTACATGGATTACGTGATGGACAAACTCGACATGGTATTGTTGATGTCAGTCAACCCAGGGTTTGGTGGGCAGAAATTTATTCCAGGCACGCTCGACAAATTACGTGAAGCCCGCCGCCGCATCGATGAATACACTGCGCGCACGGGGCGTGAGATCTGGCTGGAAATCGATGGCGGGGTCAAGATCGATAACATCGCTGAGATTGCAGCCGCTGGTGCCGATACCTTCGTCGCTGGGTCAGCCATCTATAACACGCCCGACTACAAAGCGACCATTGATGCCATGCGCGCCGAACTTGCCAAGGTGAAGGAGTAA
- the apaG gene encoding Co2+/Mg2+ efflux protein ApaG, which produces MSEPIKYQIEVTAESTYLEEQSDEAAEQYVFAYRVRMTNTGEVPAKLISRYWHITDATGAVQEVRGLGVIGEQPVIKPGQQFEYTSGVSLNTPVGTMRGSYQMVAEDGIPFEADVPQFVLSIPRTLH; this is translated from the coding sequence ATGAGTGAACCCATCAAATATCAAATCGAAGTCACTGCCGAATCGACCTATCTGGAGGAGCAATCCGACGAGGCCGCCGAGCAGTATGTATTCGCCTACCGAGTCCGTATGACCAACACCGGCGAGGTGCCCGCCAAATTGATCAGCCGTTACTGGCACATCACCGATGCCACCGGCGCGGTGCAGGAGGTTCGTGGCCTGGGCGTGATCGGGGAGCAGCCCGTCATCAAACCCGGGCAACAGTTTGAATACACCAGTGGTGTATCGCTGAACACGCCTGTCGGCACCATGCGAGGCAGCTACCAGATGGTCGCGGAGGACGGGATTCCGTTTGAGGCGGATGTTCCGCAATTTGTGCTGTCCATTCCCCGCACTCTGCACTGA
- a CDS encoding DUF1353 domain-containing protein, with amino-acid sequence MLSAQPQLSPWPEAEHYKLLTDYQIDTSAGPVTIPRHFHYDGASVPALAWQITYDPFHPDVMAPALVHDWLYYTHHIGTQVISREQADDILDDLFRRNGVGSTKRRIMTMAVKAAGGAVWANDPEDKSVLREIYAALIAEGLSDAQILQRYGLNQAMTH; translated from the coding sequence ATGCTATCAGCTCAACCCCAACTCAGCCCCTGGCCAGAGGCTGAGCATTACAAATTGCTGACCGACTACCAGATTGACACATCGGCGGGGCCGGTCACCATCCCCCGCCACTTCCATTATGACGGCGCATCGGTGCCCGCGTTGGCGTGGCAGATCACCTATGATCCATTCCACCCCGACGTGATGGCCCCCGCCCTGGTGCACGACTGGCTGTACTACACCCATCACATCGGCACCCAAGTCATCTCGCGGGAGCAGGCCGATGATATTCTGGACGACCTGTTCCGGCGTAACGGCGTCGGGTCTACCAAGCGTCGGATCATGACCATGGCCGTGAAGGCGGCAGGGGGTGCGGTGTGGGCCAACGACCCAGAGGATAAGTCCGTGCTCCGCGAGATCTATGCTGCGTTGATTGCAGAAGGACTCAGCGACGCACAGATCCTGCAACGCTACGGGCTGAACCAAGCCATGACCCATTGA
- a CDS encoding ABCB family ABC transporter ATP-binding protein/permease, producing MQSTHTAATTNTRSNDWQTLQTLLPYLWQYKYRVIIALSCLILAKVATVSVPLLLKAVVDHLDTKQALITLPIVLIVGYGMLRLASSAFGELRDAVFAKVTQGAIRAIALKVFQHLHRLSLRFHLSRQTGGMSRDIERGTRGISFLLNFTLFNILPTLIEIAFVTAILLAKYDIWFTITTLGTIVTYISFTLFITEWRMVFRRTMNDMDSKANTKAIDSLLNYETVKYFGNEQWEAGRYDEALSRWESAAIRNQVSLAALNAGQSAIIAVGVTILMALAAHGVVQGSMTLGDLVLVNAFLIQLYSPLHFLGFVYREIKHSLADMEKMFALMNEQTEVEDRPTAKGLQTQAAAIRFEQVDFSYEPNRQILHAVSFEIPAGKTVAVVGSSGAGKSTLSRLLFRFYDVNAGCVTINGQDLRDFTQASLRNHIGIVPQDTVLFNDTIYYNIAYGRPDASRDDIIEAARSAHIHDFISTLPDGYDTMVGERGLKLSGGEKQRVAIARTVLKNPPILIFDEATSALDSRTEKAIQAELKAIAKNRTTLVIAHRLSTIAEADQIIVMDHGRIIERGTHRELLAKNGHYAQMWALQQQEESEEV from the coding sequence ATGCAAAGCACCCATACTGCCGCGACCACCAACACCCGCTCCAATGACTGGCAGACACTGCAGACCTTGCTGCCCTACCTCTGGCAATATAAATATCGGGTCATCATCGCGCTGTCCTGCCTGATCCTGGCCAAGGTAGCCACGGTCAGCGTTCCGTTGTTGCTGAAAGCCGTGGTGGACCATCTGGATACCAAGCAAGCCCTGATTACCCTACCGATCGTGCTGATTGTCGGCTATGGCATGCTAAGGCTTGCATCCAGCGCCTTTGGCGAGCTGCGTGACGCGGTATTCGCCAAGGTGACGCAAGGTGCAATCCGTGCCATTGCGCTGAAGGTGTTCCAACACCTGCATCGGCTGAGCCTACGCTTTCACTTATCCCGCCAAACCGGCGGCATGAGCCGGGATATCGAGCGTGGCACGCGTGGCATCTCGTTTTTGTTGAATTTCACCTTGTTCAACATCTTACCGACGCTGATCGAGATCGCCTTTGTCACGGCCATTCTATTGGCCAAATACGATATCTGGTTCACGATCACCACCTTGGGCACCATTGTCACCTACATCAGCTTTACGCTCTTTATCACGGAATGGCGCATGGTGTTTCGCCGTACCATGAACGACATGGACTCAAAAGCCAACACCAAGGCCATCGACAGCCTGCTCAATTATGAGACGGTCAAGTATTTCGGAAACGAGCAATGGGAGGCTGGCCGCTATGACGAGGCATTGTCACGCTGGGAAAGCGCCGCGATCCGCAACCAAGTCTCGCTAGCCGCCCTCAATGCAGGCCAAAGCGCCATCATCGCGGTCGGCGTGACCATCCTGATGGCGCTGGCTGCTCATGGCGTGGTGCAGGGCAGCATGACCCTGGGTGACCTGGTATTGGTGAATGCCTTCCTGATCCAGCTGTATTCGCCACTGCATTTCCTGGGCTTTGTCTATCGAGAGATCAAGCACTCGCTGGCCGACATGGAAAAAATGTTCGCACTGATGAATGAACAGACTGAGGTAGAAGACCGCCCCACCGCAAAGGGCTTGCAGACACAGGCTGCCGCCATCCGATTCGAGCAGGTCGATTTCAGCTATGAGCCAAATCGGCAGATTCTGCACGCGGTCAGCTTTGAGATTCCCGCCGGCAAGACAGTGGCGGTCGTCGGCAGCTCTGGCGCCGGCAAATCGACCCTGTCACGCCTCCTGTTCCGTTTTTATGATGTCAACGCAGGGTGCGTCACCATCAATGGCCAGGATTTACGCGATTTCACCCAAGCCAGCTTGCGCAACCATATCGGCATCGTGCCGCAGGATACGGTGTTGTTCAACGACACCATCTATTACAACATCGCCTATGGCCGGCCCGATGCCAGCCGTGACGACATCATCGAGGCGGCCCGTTCTGCGCATATCCACGATTTCATCAGCACTCTACCAGATGGCTATGACACGATGGTGGGCGAGCGTGGCCTGAAGTTGTCTGGGGGTGAAAAACAACGGGTCGCCATCGCCCGCACGGTGCTCAAGAACCCACCCATCCTTATTTTCGATGAAGCCACCTCGGCCCTGGACTCCCGCACCGAAAAAGCCATCCAGGCCGAGCTGAAAGCCATCGCCAAGAACCGAACCACCCTGGTCATCGCACATCGCCTGTCCACCATCGCGGAAGCAGACCAGATCATCGTCATGGACCATGGCCGCATCATCGAACGAGGCACACACCGCGAGCTGCTGGCAAAAAATGGCCATTACGCACAAATGTGGGCCCTGCAACAACAAGAGGAAAGTGAAGAGGTGTAG